The Desulfosporosinus acidiphilus SJ4 genome has a window encoding:
- a CDS encoding AAA family ATPase — MKRDILIGLALGVFAFLLVMGYNVLPIALLCIGAYFLWTLGISRQVLKTGSGESITSTMVNFEDIGGQAIAKKELQEALDFLRYSDRMKALGIRPLKGILLSGPTGTGKTLLAKAAAKYTDSSFLSVSGSEFVEMYAGVGAERVRSLFRRAREMVKKERKSSAIIFIDEMDILGAKRGSNVSHHEYDQTLNQLLIEMDGLKTELGPHILVMAATNRPEALDPAILRPGRFDRQVKVDLPDKEGRVAILEIHTKNKPLAPDVDLEAIAHETFGFSGAHLESVTNEAAIFALRDQAKEITARHFHEAVEKVMLGEKLDRKPTAEELQRIAIHESGHAMLAETVRPNSVSQVSIRSRGNALGYVRHYPKDDLYLYTQAMLEEQIMVALAGALAEEESLGNRSTGAAGDYEQALNLVEKMLQAGMSPLGVTDVSLLSAEQRQPVTKDILAELENRTKQIIQQNKEVLLHLAEILQEEESLSGDTLRTYIQNVA; from the coding sequence GTGAAACGAGATATCCTTATTGGTTTAGCATTAGGTGTTTTTGCCTTTCTGCTGGTTATGGGTTATAATGTTTTGCCCATTGCCTTATTGTGTATAGGAGCGTATTTTTTATGGACGCTTGGGATTTCCCGTCAAGTATTAAAAACGGGAAGTGGTGAATCGATTACCTCAACGATGGTTAATTTTGAGGACATTGGCGGGCAAGCAATTGCTAAAAAGGAACTTCAAGAGGCCTTGGATTTTCTGCGTTACTCAGATCGGATGAAGGCTTTAGGAATTCGTCCGTTAAAGGGTATTTTATTATCAGGCCCGACGGGGACGGGAAAAACGCTGCTTGCGAAGGCAGCGGCTAAATATACAGATTCATCATTTTTATCTGTTTCCGGCAGCGAGTTTGTGGAAATGTACGCAGGTGTCGGTGCGGAGAGGGTACGAAGTTTATTCCGTCGGGCGAGGGAAATGGTTAAAAAAGAAAGGAAATCCAGCGCCATTATTTTTATCGACGAAATGGATATTCTGGGAGCAAAACGAGGGAGCAATGTTTCTCATCACGAATATGACCAAACTCTTAATCAATTGCTCATTGAGATGGATGGTCTGAAGACGGAACTAGGCCCGCATATTTTGGTGATGGCAGCAACGAATCGCCCGGAAGCCTTAGATCCGGCAATACTTCGACCGGGACGTTTTGATCGGCAGGTTAAAGTTGATCTACCCGACAAGGAGGGAAGAGTTGCGATTCTGGAGATCCATACCAAAAACAAACCCTTGGCTCCTGATGTGGATTTGGAAGCGATTGCTCATGAAACTTTTGGTTTTTCAGGCGCGCATTTAGAGAGCGTAACGAATGAGGCTGCAATTTTTGCCTTGCGGGATCAGGCAAAAGAGATTACAGCGCGGCATTTCCATGAAGCCGTTGAAAAGGTCATGCTTGGCGAGAAGTTAGATCGAAAGCCAACTGCAGAAGAACTGCAACGTATTGCCATTCACGAAAGCGGACATGCCATGCTGGCAGAAACTGTACGACCGAACTCAGTTTCTCAAGTCTCAATTCGTTCTAGAGGAAACGCTTTAGGATATGTTCGTCATTATCCGAAAGATGATTTATATCTTTATACACAAGCTATGTTAGAAGAGCAAATTATGGTTGCCTTAGCAGGGGCTTTAGCTGAAGAAGAAAGTCTGGGAAATCGCAGTACAGGTGCTGCCGGCGATTACGAGCAAGCCTTGAATCTTGTGGAAAAAATGCTTCAAGCAGGTATGTCTCCATTAGGAGTGACCGATGTTTCATTATTAAGTGCCGAACAACGGCAACCTGTTACAAAAGATATCCTTGCTGAGCTAGAAAACCGTACCAAGCAGATTATTCAGCAAAACAAAGAGGTCTTATTGCATTTAGCCGAGATTCTGCAGGAAGAGGAAAGTCTAAGCGGGGATACTTTGAGAACTTATATACAAAATGTTGCTTAA
- the pgsA gene encoding CDP-diacylglycerol--glycerol-3-phosphate 3-phosphatidyltransferase, with protein MNLPNRLTLARIILIPVFMAFLLLQVPKGHTLFPHQEIVAAIIFILASATDGLDGYIARKRHQVTNLGKFMDPLADKLLVSAALVSLVELGEVNAWIAWIVLAREFAVTGLRAIAAVDRVVISASKLGKIKTITQVVAISAILLNDWPLSLIGLHIGQPLLYVAVFFTIISGLDYMLKSRKLLHK; from the coding sequence CGTTTAACATTAGCGCGCATTATTTTAATACCTGTGTTCATGGCCTTTCTGCTGCTCCAAGTTCCCAAAGGTCATACACTTTTTCCTCATCAAGAAATAGTAGCGGCGATCATTTTTATATTAGCCTCTGCCACAGACGGCTTGGACGGTTATATAGCCCGTAAGCGTCATCAGGTAACGAATCTTGGTAAATTTATGGATCCGTTGGCAGATAAACTTTTGGTTTCCGCTGCGTTGGTTTCTTTGGTTGAGCTTGGTGAAGTAAATGCTTGGATTGCTTGGATTGTTTTAGCCAGAGAGTTTGCGGTTACTGGACTGCGTGCCATTGCCGCAGTGGATAGGGTTGTGATTAGTGCAAGCAAGCTGGGGAAAATAAAAACAATCACTCAAGTCGTTGCGATTTCTGCTATACTACTCAACGACTGGCCGCTTTCACTTATAGGCCTGCATATTGGGCAGCCTCTGCTGTATGTAGCCGTATTTTTTACAATTATTTCGGGGCTTGATTATATGCTGAAGTCCCGGAAATTGTTACATAAGTGA